The Neoasaia chiangmaiensis sequence ACTGACCCGCAGGTCAGTTTTTATTTCGACGTTGCGTCCAGCCGTTCCGGAGATTCGCCATGCAGCAGGAGCCCAAGGATGGTCCCTGTCGCCCGGTCGAAATCGACTTCTCCGTTCAGAACCGCCGTGATCTGCGAATTCATGTCGGCGTAGAACTGCGTCATGGCCCAGAGCGAGAAGATGAAATACGGTGGGTCGACCGCCCGGATCTCTCCACGCCCGGCCCAGATCGCAAGGGTCTCGCCAATAAGATCCACGTGCATCCGCAGCGTGGTTGTCAGATAAGTGTGGACGTGTTCACCGCCCCGGAGAATCTCGTGGGCAAACAATTTCGAGGCATCGGCGTGATCCCGGGAGAAGGCAAGCTTGGCGGCAATATAGCCTCGCAGGCCTTCCGAAGCCGTCCGGTGCGGCGACAGCCAGTGCCTCGCATCGGCCAGCCAGCCCGACAGCGTGTTTTCGAGAACGGCCCGATAGAGGGCTTCCTTGGTCCCGAAATAGTAGTGAACATTGGCTTTCGGCAACTGGGACGCACGGGCGATTTCCACCATGCTTGCGCCGGCAAATCCATGACGCCCGAAAATTCGCTCCGCTTCCGACATGATGCGTGGCACCGCTATTTCACGGGGAATGCCCAAATTTCGACCTCCAGGGATAGCGACAGAACAGATTTCTCGCGTATCGTTACACGAACGACCATCCGTGACCACGGGAGACGCACGCCATGCTATTGATCCGCGGCGGAACCATTGTCGACTCGGAACGAACATATCGTGCCGATGTCCTTTGCCTCGATGAGCGGATCGCCGCCATCGGGCACGATATCGATGCACCGCTCGGCTGCCAGACGCTCGACGCCGGTGGTCTGCTTATCATGCCGGGCGGAATCGATCCGCATACCCACATGGAAATGCCTTTCATGGGCTCCGTCTCCTCCGACGATTTCGAAACGGGCACGACGGCCGGGCTCGTCGGCGGCACGACCACAATTCTCGACTTCGTCATTCCCGAGGTTGGCGGCTCCCTGATCGACGCATGGCATGCCTGGGCTTCACGAGCCGAAAAAGCCGTGACGGACTACTCCTTCCACGTAGCGATCACGCATTGGAACGATCGCGTCTCGATGGAGATGGGTCGGTTGACGCAGGAATATGGTGTCAACTCATTCAAACACTTCATGGCCTATAAAGGCGCATTGATGGTCGACGATGGCGTGCTGATGCACTCGATCAGTCGCGCGCTCGAACTTGGTGCATTGTGCAATATCCATGCCGAAAACGGCGATGCCGTCGCCTATCTTCAGCGCGATCTGCTGGCGCGTGGTCTGACGGGGCCTGAATCGCATCCGCAGTCCCGGCCGCCCGCCGTGGAAGGCGAGGCGGCACAGCGCGTGATTGCGATTGCGGGTCTGCTCGGTGCCCCGATCTACATCGTCCATGTCTCGACGAAGGATGCCACCGATGCCATCAGTCGCGCACGCGCTCAGGGGCAGCGCGTTTACGGCGAGGTGCTGGCGCAGCATCTGGTGATCGACGATAGCGTTTACGAAACGGACGACTGGCTCCGGAAAGCGCAGCACGTCATGAGTCCGCCTTTCCGCCCGAAGGCCCATCAGGAGGCCTTATGGGCCGGACTTGCTTCCGGACAGCTCCAGACCACCGCGACCGACCATTGCTGTTTCTGCGCGCCGCAAAAGGAGCAGGGACGGGACGACTTCACGAAAATTCCCAATGGAACGCCGGGCATCGAGGATCGGATGAGCGTATTGTGGCACCATGGCGTGAGAACAGGGCGGCTGACTCCGATGGAATTCGTCGCCATCACTTCCACCAATACTGCCAGGATCTTTAATATCCACCCGCGCAAGGGCAGCATATCGGTCGGTGCGGATGCAGATCTCGTATTGTGGGATCCGGATGCATCGCGAACCATCTCCGCAAACACGTCCCGCCAGCGCGTCGATTACAACGTCTACGAAGGCATGACTGTCACAGGGCTTGCACGGCATGTCGTGGCCGGCGGACGACTGGCCTATGTCGATGGCGATCTTCGAGCGCGACGGGGACAGGGGCGGTATATTGAACGCCCCTGTTTCTCGCCTGATTTCGATGCCATACGTCGCCGGGCAGCCTTCCGATGATGCTGAGGCATTGTCTGAGAGGCGCAACATTTGCGCTCGCCCTGGCCGCTATACCCTGCGCCTTCGCCCAGACGGTTGGAAGCGAGCCACCCAATGTGGGCGAAGCCGCCCACGCCGCCCGGATTTATCATGATAGCGGGCGCTACGCGCACGACCTGGACACGGTCCTGTCCCAGGCGGATGCGTGGATCACTCAGCGTGCTCCGAACGTGCGGAAGCCCGCCGTCGTGCTGGACATCGACGAAACGTCGATCTCCAACTGGCCGGAGATTCAGGCCGACGACTTCGGTTATGTACCCAACGGACCATGCGAACATCTTCCGAATGGCCCCTGCGGCTGGCTTGCATGGGAGGCGACTCTCCGCGCAGCCGCCATTCCGGGAACGCTAACGCTGGTGCGCAATGCTCAAGCACATGGCGTCGCCGTTTTCTTTGTAACGGCACGGCATGAGTCGGAGCGTTCCGTGACCGAAAACAATCTGCGCGCCGCCGGTTATGCGAACTGGTCGGGCCTCGTCCTGCGACCCGAAGGACAACACACACCGGGCGCGGGAAGCTACAAATCCGGCGCACGCGCCGCCATCGAGGCACAGGGCTATGCGATCGTCGCCAACATTGGCGACCAGCCATCCGACCTCGCGGGCGGCCATGCGGAACGTGGCTTTCTGCTCCCGAATCCATTCTACAGGGTGCCATGACCGACAATATCGAAAGCCTGACGCGACAGGTGGCGCGCGATCTGGACAAGATCGCCTACGCGACCGGCAACTGGTCGCCACCATGCCAACGCGATGGCGAGCCTGTCCTGGATGTCGCGATTATCGGTGCCGGGCAGGGTGGTCTGGCGACGGCTTTCGCCCTGCGGCGTTTCGGCATCCACAATGTGCGGATTTTCGAACGTGCCAGCAACGGTGGTGCGGGACCATGGACGACATTCGCCCGCATGATCACGCTGAGAACACCAAAACACGTCACCGGACCGGATCTCGGCATCCCGTCGTTGACGCCACGCGCCTGGTTCGAGGCGCGATATGGGGAAGTGGCGTGGCAGCATCTGGACAAGATCAGTCGGCATGACTGGCAAGCCTACCTTGACTGGTTTCGTGACACGCTGAACCTTCCGGTCACGCATGAAACCGCCCTGACGGATGTGGCGTGGGACCAAGGCCTCCTGCGGTTGACATTCATGGAAGCGGGCGGCGCCACGCAAATACGATGGGCGCGTAAGCTTGTCCTCGCAACGGGTATCGATGGCGGCGGCATGTGGCATGTGCCGTCTTTCATCCGCGATACCCTGCCTGCGGACCGCTATGCCCACACACATCAGGAGATCGACTTCGCGGCCTTGCACGGCAAACGCATTGGCGTGCTGGGCGGTGGCGCATCGGCTTTCGACAATGCCGCGACGGCGCTGGAGGCCGGGGCCGCGACCGTCGATCTGTGCATCCGTCGCCAGACGCTGCCGCGTATCAATCCCTATCGCTGGATGGAGAATGCCGGATTCCTCGGGCATTTCCATGCGCTACCCGATCTGACCCGCTGGCGTTTCATGCGGCATATCTTCGACCTTAACCAGCCGCCGCCACAGGACACGTTTTGGCGATGCAGCCGTTATGACGGCTTCAGATTTCATGGCGACACACCATGGCTGAACGCAAGCATGCAGGATGATGGCGTGCTCGTCGCAACACCGCATGGCGAGATGGCCTTCGACTTCGTCATCATCGGCACGGGCTTCATCATCGATCTGGCCCGGCGGCCCGAAACGGCAGGTTTTGCGCCGAATGTCGCCCTCTGGCGCGATTGCTTCGCCGCACCTCCCGGCGAGGAAAGCGCTGTTCTCGGCAGCTACCCTTATCTCGGCTCGCACAGCCAGTTCCTGCCACGCGATCCCGATGCGAAGGATGCCGAAATGCTGGCGGCCATCCACAATTTCACATTCTCCGCCACACCCAGCATGGGCCTTTCCGGCGCCTCCATCAGCGGTATGCGTTTCGGGGTCGAGAGACTGGCGCGCGGGTTGGCTTGCGACCTGTTCGTGACGGATGGAGAACGGCATCTCGAGAGCCTCCTGGCCTATGACGCTGAGGAACTGACCAGCCTCACCGCACCGCCAGATTTTGCTGGAGGCCTCGCATGACGGACGCCATCGACGACAGGGAGATTGACATCCTCAGCGCCGGTGTCGGGCTGACGATCGCCCCGGAGCATCGCGCAGGTGTCAGCGCCAATCTGCGGCTTCTTCGCGCCTATAGCGAGTTGATCGACGAATTCCCTCTTCCGGACAGGGAAGAACCGGCGTTCGAGTACCACCCATGACGGCGCCGGAGATCACCGGAGAGATACGCGCACGCCGCGTTTCGGCCGTCGATATCGCCAGACAGGCGATGGCGCGGATCGAGACGGAGGACGGACGATATAACGCAGTGACGCGCGTCCTGCATCAACGGGCGATGGAATGTGCAGCGCGGATCGATCGCCTTCTCGCGGCGGGTCAGGACCCCGGACCACTCGCGGGCGTTCCTTTCGGCGTCAAGGATCTGTTCGATGTGCGCGGTGAGGTCACGACGGCCGGATCGCGCGTTCTTGCCGGATCGTCTTCAGCAACCAAGGATGCGATCCTTGTCTCACGGTTGATCGAGGCTGGCGCCGTTCCGGTCGCGACGACCAATATGGACGAGTTCGCGTATGGATTTGCGACTGACAATGCCCACCACGGCGTCACGCGTAACCCCCACGATCAAGACAGACTGGCGGGCGGCTCATCCGGCGGATCCGCCGCCGGGGTTGCGGCGGGATTTTTTCCTGTTGCACTGGGGTCGGACACCAACGGATCGATCCGCGTTCCCGCCTCGCTATGTGGCGTCTGGGGACTTCGGGCCACGCAGGGTCGTCTGCCGACCGAAGGCAGTTACCCCTTTGTCGCGAGCCTGGATACCGTGGGACCGTTTGCGACATCGTCGGCATATCTGCGGGCCACCTTCGAAGCGTTGAGCCGCGCGACACTTCCCGCCATCAACACGCGTGATTGGCGGATAGCGC is a genomic window containing:
- a CDS encoding TetR/AcrR family transcriptional regulator; the protein is MGIPREIAVPRIMSEAERIFGRHGFAGASMVEIARASQLPKANVHYYFGTKEALYRAVLENTLSGWLADARHWLSPHRTASEGLRGYIAAKLAFSRDHADASKLFAHEILRGGEHVHTYLTTTLRMHVDLIGETLAIWAGRGEIRAVDPPYFIFSLWAMTQFYADMNSQITAVLNGEVDFDRATGTILGLLLHGESPERLDATSK
- the hydA gene encoding dihydropyrimidinase translates to MLLIRGGTIVDSERTYRADVLCLDERIAAIGHDIDAPLGCQTLDAGGLLIMPGGIDPHTHMEMPFMGSVSSDDFETGTTAGLVGGTTTILDFVIPEVGGSLIDAWHAWASRAEKAVTDYSFHVAITHWNDRVSMEMGRLTQEYGVNSFKHFMAYKGALMVDDGVLMHSISRALELGALCNIHAENGDAVAYLQRDLLARGLTGPESHPQSRPPAVEGEAAQRVIAIAGLLGAPIYIVHVSTKDATDAISRARAQGQRVYGEVLAQHLVIDDSVYETDDWLRKAQHVMSPPFRPKAHQEALWAGLASGQLQTTATDHCCFCAPQKEQGRDDFTKIPNGTPGIEDRMSVLWHHGVRTGRLTPMEFVAITSTNTARIFNIHPRKGSISVGADADLVLWDPDASRTISANTSRQRVDYNVYEGMTVTGLARHVVAGGRLAYVDGDLRARRGQGRYIERPCFSPDFDAIRRRAAFR
- a CDS encoding HAD family acid phosphatase is translated as MMLRHCLRGATFALALAAIPCAFAQTVGSEPPNVGEAAHAARIYHDSGRYAHDLDTVLSQADAWITQRAPNVRKPAVVLDIDETSISNWPEIQADDFGYVPNGPCEHLPNGPCGWLAWEATLRAAAIPGTLTLVRNAQAHGVAVFFVTARHESERSVTENNLRAAGYANWSGLVLRPEGQHTPGAGSYKSGARAAIEAQGYAIVANIGDQPSDLAGGHAERGFLLPNPFYRVP
- a CDS encoding NAD(P)-binding domain-containing protein encodes the protein MTDNIESLTRQVARDLDKIAYATGNWSPPCQRDGEPVLDVAIIGAGQGGLATAFALRRFGIHNVRIFERASNGGAGPWTTFARMITLRTPKHVTGPDLGIPSLTPRAWFEARYGEVAWQHLDKISRHDWQAYLDWFRDTLNLPVTHETALTDVAWDQGLLRLTFMEAGGATQIRWARKLVLATGIDGGGMWHVPSFIRDTLPADRYAHTHQEIDFAALHGKRIGVLGGGASAFDNAATALEAGAATVDLCIRRQTLPRINPYRWMENAGFLGHFHALPDLTRWRFMRHIFDLNQPPPQDTFWRCSRYDGFRFHGDTPWLNASMQDDGVLVATPHGEMAFDFVIIGTGFIIDLARRPETAGFAPNVALWRDCFAAPPGEESAVLGSYPYLGSHSQFLPRDPDAKDAEMLAAIHNFTFSATPSMGLSGASISGMRFGVERLARGLACDLFVTDGERHLESLLAYDAEELTSLTAPPDFAGGLA
- a CDS encoding DUF4089 domain-containing protein, whose product is MTDAIDDREIDILSAGVGLTIAPEHRAGVSANLRLLRAYSELIDEFPLPDREEPAFEYHP
- a CDS encoding AtzE family amidohydrolase — encoded protein: MTAPEITGEIRARRVSAVDIARQAMARIETEDGRYNAVTRVLHQRAMECAARIDRLLAAGQDPGPLAGVPFGVKDLFDVRGEVTTAGSRVLAGSSSATKDAILVSRLIEAGAVPVATTNMDEFAYGFATDNAHHGVTRNPHDQDRLAGGSSGGSAAGVAAGFFPVALGSDTNGSIRVPASLCGVWGLRATQGRLPTEGSYPFVASLDTVGPFATSSAYLRATFEALSRATLPAINTRDWRIARLGGWFATNMTTDMAQAMDSLAGHLDATQVVELPEVARARAAAFVISAAEGGSLHLPRLREFADEYDPAVRDRLLAGALLPAHIVFKAQRLRNWFRRQMHKAFVNADILIAPAVPCVAPRLDEPTIRIDGRDVPARANLGIYTQPLTLAGFPILTLPMRTSGLPLGAQLIARPGREDQLFALAAELEGSGMTASPKKHDHAA